The following nucleotide sequence is from Pseudomonas sp. RC10.
AGCGAGAGGCATGGCGTTGGGGCTGACGGCGCACGCGGTCGGCACCTCGGCCGCATTGCAGGAAGGCGAAGAGTGCGGGGCCTTTGCGGCGCTCGCCATGAGTTTGATGGGTGTCGCCACGGCGCTGTTCCTGCCGCTGGCGGTGTCTCTGGTTGCTTGAAGATGGGTGCTTGAGGGTAGGTCTATGTCGTTGCCGCTGTTTCCGCTGAACGCCGTGCTCTTTCCGGGGTGTGTACTCGATTTGCAGATTTTCGAGGCGCGCTACCTGGACATGATCAGCCGCTGCATGAAGCAGGGTGAAGGCTTCGGCGTGGTGTGCATCACCGAGGGCAGTGAAGTCGGTGACGTGCCTGAAGGATTCTCGCAGGTCGGTTGCGAAGCACTGGTGACTGACTTTCAACAGCAGGACAACGGCTTGCTGGGCATTCGCGTAGTGGGCGGTCGACGTTTCCGTGTTGTCAGCGCCGAGGCCCAGCGCGACAACCTGTTGTTGGCGGACGTCGAGTGGCTGGAAGAGCCGCAGGACAAGCCGTTGCAGGAAGAAGATGACGATCTGGTCGCGTTGCTGGCCGCTCTGGCCGAACATCCGATGGTGGCGGCATTGAACATGGGGCTCACGGCCAGTGGGCAGCAATCATTGTCGAACCAGTTGGCGTACCTGCTGCCGTTCGCGGAAGAAGACAAGATCGAACTGCTGGAAATAGACGACGCCGAAGAGCGGCTCGATGCGATTCAGGACCTGCTCGATGAGATGCAGGGGGATATGCAAGCCTGACTTGCATGCACTCCCCTGTGGGAGTGAGCTTGCTCGCGATGACGGCAGGTCATTCAATCCATCTGTGCCTGCCACACCTGATCGCGAGCAAGCTCACTCCTACATGTTCAGCGCTGCGTCAGTATTCGTACCTGATCAACCCATGGGTCAGCGAATGCGCCGCAAACCCACCTAACACCAGAACGATCGCTGGCAATATCAACCACCACACCCGCAACGGCAGCGCAGGCAACGACTGTTTGTTCTGCACGAATGCCAGGCTCGTCGCGCAGGTAAAAAACGCCAGCAGCATCCCCGCCAGCACATCCGTAGGCCAGTGCACGCCCAGATAAACCCGCGACACGCAAATCGACGCCGCCGGGATCACCCCCAGCGCCAGCCACGTCAATCGCAATCGCGCCGGTTGCCCGCGACCCGCCAGCACTGCCAGCGTCATGAACAGCGCAAACGAAGCCGAAGCATGTCCGCTGGGCATGCTGTACGTCACCAGTGGCTCGGCAAGAACCTCGGGGCGGGCACGAGCGAAGGTGTTTTTCATGGTCTGGTTGAGGATGGCCGCACCCAGCGTCGTCGAGCAGGCGAAGATCGCATGACGCCACTGGCGGGTGGCCACCAGAATGAGCAGCAGCACGGCAGCTGCACAAAACTGGGTTCTGAAATCCCCCAAGCCAGTCACCAGCACCACGAAGTTTTCCGCGGCGGCGCTGCGATGCTCCTGCACCAATGTCATGACGCCTTGGTCGAGGTGCGCCAGATACGGCCAGCCGAGAAACACCGCGATCAGCAGGATCAAGCTGAGCACGGCGATCAGCCGAATGGCGTAGGGCTTGCCTTGCACGCTGGCATGAATGGCGACGCCCAGGGACACCGCCAGCGCGGCAGCGACCACGCCGGCCTCGGGCCAGAAGCCTTCCGGCAGCGGCAAGCGAAAGGCTGCCCCGGTCGCCCAGCCGGGCAGGATGTACGCCACCGACCAGCCCGCCGCCGCGATGACGCTGACGGCCGCGAAGCGCACGAACGGCATGTCGCACATCCCGGCCACCATCGGCAGCATGGGGCGCAATGGACCAATGAAGCGACCGACCAGAAGGCTTGCGATGCCGTAGCGCTGAAAGTAGGTCTCCGCCCCCGCGATCCATTCGGGGTGATGCCTCAATCCAGGAAGCCGTCGAATGTTCTGGTGGAAACGTCGCCCCAGAAAGTAAGAAATGAAGTCACCCAGCAAACCGCCGAGGAAACCCAGCAGCAGCGCTTCGCTCAGGGGCAGGATGCCACTGCCCGCCAATGCGGCGATCGCGAACAGCGCGACGGTGCCGGGCACGATGATTCCAGCAATGGCCATGCATTCGAGAAACGACACGAGAAAGACCGCTGCGCCCAGCCAGGAGGGGTTGGCGCTCAGCCATGAAGTAATGCCGTCGAGCCATGAGCCCATGGGTCAGTTTCCTTGCTCGATGATGAAGTAGTCGCGGCCTTCGACTTGGCCACGTCGTAACGGGTTCCGCGTGCAGAAACGCGCGTACGCGGCATCCACGAAGCGGTACATCAGGTGTTCGTCTCGACCGGAGGGAATCCCGAGGCGAGTGGCCTGGATGATGCGCTCAGGCGGCTGGCCCACGTCTTCCACGAAAATCTGCTCGTGATCGAAGCGCTTGCCGTCCCACATCGGCACTTTCAGAACCAGTGCCTTGCACAGCAGCGTCTGCCCCGCGCACAGCCGCTCGGGTGCTCGCAGATTGCCGCTGGCGTCGGGATTGTTCAGCTGCATCTGCGCGAGGCTGTTTTCATCGGAGAAGGCGTCGACCCACGGATAGGCCGATTTGATCAGCACGGCGTTGCCTGGCCCTCCGGCGCTGAAGTTCAGCGAATCGCCACCCCTGGCGTAATACATATAGATGTGGCCGCCATCCAGAAACAAAGCCTTACGTTTTTCTGTGTAGCCCAAGGACGCATGGCTGCCTTTTTCCTCCAGGTAATAGGCCTCTGTCTCTATGATGCGTGCCGACAGCCATAATTCGCCGACCTTGTGCCGAACAACCTTGCCCAGCAAATCGCGGGCGAGGGTCTGGGCATCGCGGTTGAAGAAACTGTCGGGCAAGGCGCGGTGGGCGTGATCGGGCATGGGCGGGCAACGTGAAGGTGTGGCTGGCGATGATAGCAACCCCGGCCTTAATTGCAGCTGAATGGCTGCACGCCGTTCTCGCACGTTGATCGTTCCCACAGAAGCTCCGGAAACCGACTGCATTCCTTCGACAAATCCGGCCTATTTCGACCATCCGCCTGTCGCCGCTGTCGTTCGTCACGCCCGACAGCTATAATCGGCCGCTTTCTTCTCTGCCAAGACCTCTGAGACCATGACTGAGTCCGTTCTTGACTACATGACCCGTCTGGGTCGCGCCGCCCGCGAAGCTTCGCGCGTGATCGGCCGCGCCAGCACCGCGCAGAAAAACCGCGCCCTGGCCGCCACCGCCGCTGCGCTGGATGCTGCCCGCGACGAACTGACCGCTGCCAATGAGCAGGATCTGGCGGCTGGTCGCGCCAACGGTCTGGAACCCGCACTGCTTGAACGTCTCGCCCTGACCCCGGCTCGCATCGACAGTATGATCGCCGGTTTGCGTCAGGTCGCCAGTCTGCCGGACCCGATTGGCACTATTCGTGACATGAACTTTCAGCCTTCGGGCATTCAGGTCGGCAAGATGCGCGTTCCACTGGGCGTGGTCGGCATCATCTATGAGTCGCGTCCGAACGTGACCATCGACGCCGCCAGCCTGTGCCTCAAGTCCGGCAACGCCACCATCCTGCGCGGCGGCTCCGAAGCCATTCACTCCAACCGTGCCATTGCCGCCTGCATCCAGCGCGGTCTCGATGACGCCGGTCTGCCTGCCGCCGTCGTGCAAGTCGTCGAGACCACCGACCGCGCTGCCGTGGGCGCCTTGATCACCATGCCGGAATACGTGGACGTCATCGTTCCTCGTGGCGGCAAGGGTTTGATCGAGCGCGTCAGTCGCGATGCCAAAGTGCCGGTCATCAAACACCTGGATGGCATCTGCCACGTTTACGTCAGTGCCCACGCAGATCTCGCGGCCGCCCAGCGCATTGCATTCAATGCCAAGACCTATCGCTACGGCATCTGCGGTGCGATGGAAACGCTGCTGGTCGATCAGGCCATCGCCGCTGATTTCCTGCCGCAAATGGCTGCCCAGTTCCGCGAGAAAGGCGTCGAATTGCGCGGTTGCGAGCGCACCCGTGAGCTGATTGAAGCCATCCCCGCAACCGAAGAAGACTGGCACACCGAATACCTGGCCCCGATCCTCTCGATCCGCATCGTGACCGGGCTGGATCAGGCCATCGAACACATCAACCACTACGGCTCGCACCACAGCGACGCAATCATCTCCGACTCTCAGGCTCAGACCCGTCGTTTCATGGCCGAAGTCGATTCCAGTTCGGTGATGATCAATGCGCCGACCAGTTTTGCGGACGGCTTCGAATACGGCCTTGGTGCTGAAATCGGGATTTCCACCGACAAGATTCACGCGCGTGGCCCGGTCGGTCTTGAAGGCCTGACGTGCGAGAAGTACATCGTGGTGGGCGACGGTCGTCAGCTGCGCGGGCAGGGGCCTGCCTGACTTGGCCGACGTTCGGCAGCACGCAGGCAATGATGCGAACGCTGTGGCCGAGCCTGCCGGAGAAGGGGTTTCTGTCTCACGCACGCCGAGACGTATCGGGATGCTGGGCGGGACGTTCGATCCTGTGCACATCGGTCATTTGCGCGGCGCACTGGAAGTGGCCGCGTTGCTTGAACTCGATGAGTTACGCCTGACGCCCAGCGCCAGGCCGCCTCATCGCGACACGCCCAGTGTGTCGGCGCAGGACCGTCTCGCGATGGTCCAGAGTGCTGTCCAGGGCGTTTCGCCATTGACGGTGGATGACCGCGAACTGTTGCGGGACAAGCCGTCGTACACCATCGACACGCTGGAATCGATGCGCGCTGAGCTGGCCGTCGATGATCAGCTGTTTTTGTTGCTGGGATGGGACGCCTTTTGCGGGCTGCCCACCTGGCATCGTTGGGAAGAGTTGCTGGAGCACTGCCATATCGTGGTGCTGCAACGCCCGGACGCCGACAGCGAGTCGCCGGACGCCATGCGTAACCTGCTGGCGGCGCGCGCAGTCAGTGACCCGAAAGCCCTGAAAGGGCCTGGCGGACACATTACATTCGTCTGGCAGACGCCGCTTTCGGTGTCTGCCACCCAGATCCGCCACCTGCTGGCCAGCGGGAAGTCGGTACGTTTTCTGGTGCCAGACGCAGTACTGGCCTACATCGAGGCACACGGGCTGTACCGTGCGCCCAATTGAAACTGAATGAGTTTTTTATGACACAGCAAAAAATCACCCTTTCCGGCGAAACGCTGGTTGAACTGGCCAAGGCTGCGCTCGAAGACGTCAAGGCCCTGGACATCCTGGTCATCGACGTCAAGGACAAGCACAGCCTGACCGACTACATGGTGATCGCCACCGGTACGTCGAACCGTCAGATCAACGCGATGCTCGACAAGGTTCGCGAGAACGTCAAAGCCAAGGGCGCGCAGCCTCTGGGCGAAGAAGGCAAAGGCGAGAGCGACTGGGTGCTGCTCGACCTGGGCGACGTGATCGTACACATGATGACCGCCGCCGCTCGTCAGTTCTACGACCTGGAACGCCTGTGGCAGGGCGCCGAGCAGAGCCGTGCCGCCAGCGGCGCGCACCACAGCCCGGAAACGCCGCACGAGCATTTCGACAAGCTCAGCAAAGATCAGAACTAAGGGTTCGTTGTGCGCCTGCGTCTGATTGCTGTCGGTTCACGCATGCCCAAGTGGGTGGAAGAGGGTTGGCACGAGTATGCCAAGCGTCTGCCATCCGAGCTGGCCCTTGAACTGGTAGAGATTCCGCTCAACACCCGAGGCAAGAACGCCGACGTGGCACGCCTGATCCGACAGGAAGGCGAGGCCATGCTGGCGAAAGTGCAACCGGGCGAGCGGATCGTCACGCTTGAGGTTCACGGCAAGCCGTGGAGCACCGAGCAGCTGGCAACGGAGCTTGATCGCTGGCGACTGGATTCGCGCACGGTCAACCTTATGGTGGGCGGTCCGGAAGGACTGGCGCCAGAGGTGTGCGCCCGCGCCGAGCAGCGTTGGTCGTTGTCGCCGTTGACGTTGCCGCACCCGTTGGTGCGCATCCTAATCGGTGAGCAGATTTATCGTGCCTGGACGGTATTGTCCGGTCACCCTTATCACAAGTAGCGCTGCTGCCTTCACTGTGAACACGCCCTAAATGTCTCAGCCGATTCGCCTGAAAGACCACGAAAAGGACGCACGCCTTGTGCGCAACCGGGTCGTGGTCGGTGCTGTGATCGTGATCGTGCTGATCTGCGTGCTGGTGGCGCGTCTGTATTTTCTGCAGGTCATTCAGTACGAGTACCACTCGACGCTGTCGGAAAACAACCGGGTGCATGTGCAGCCGATCCCGCCAAGCCGCGGGCTGATTTTCGACCGCAACGGCGTGGTCATCGCCGACAACCGGCCCAGTTTCAACCTGAGCATGACCCGCGAGCGTTCGGGCGGGGAGTGGGCGAAGGTGCTCGACACCATCGTTGAGGTGCTGGAGCTCACGCCGGATGACCGGATCATCTTCGAGAAACGCATGAAGCAGGGGCGCCGGCCATTCGAGCCGGTGCCGATCCTGTTTGAGTTGACCGAAGAGCAGATCGCCCGCATCGCCGTGAATCAGTTCCGCCTGCCAGGCGTCGAGGTGGTCGCGCAATTGATGCGCCACTACCCGCAGGGCGCGCACTTCGCGCATTCGGTCGGCTACATGGGTCGGATCAACGAGAAAGAGCTGAAAAGCCTCGATTCGGTGAATTACAGCGGCACCCACCACATGGGTAAGACCGGCATCGAGCGTTTCTACGAACCGGAGCTGCACGGTCAGGTCGGTTACGAAGAAGTCGAAACCAACGCCCGTGGCCGTGTGTTGCGCGTGCTGAAACGTACCGATCCAGTCCCCGGCAAAGACATTGTCCTGAGCCTCGACATTCAATTGCAGGAAGCGGCCGAAGCCGCATTGGCCGGACGTCGCGGTGCGGTCGTGGCGCTGGACCCGAACACCGGTGAAGTGCTGGCAATGGTCAGTCAGCCGAGTTTCGACCCGAATCTGTTCGTCACCGGCATCAGCTTCAAGGCGTATTCAGAGTTGCGGGATTCGGTGGACCGTCCGCTGTTCAACCGCATTCTGCGCGGCCTGTACCCACCGGGCTCGACCATCAAGCCCGCCGTGGCCATTGCGGGCCTGGACTCCGGCGTCGTCACCGCCAGCACGCGGGTGTTCGACCCCGGCTACTACATGCTGCCCAATTACGATCACAAATACCGTAACTGGAACCGCACGGGTGACGGCTGGGTCGATCTGGACACCGCGATCATGCGCTCCAACGACACCTATTTTTACGACCTCGCGCACAAGGTCGGCATTGATCGGCTGTCTGCGTACCTGAACAAGTTCGGCATCGGGCAGAAGGTCTCGCTGGACATGTTCGAGGAGTCTCCGGGCCTGATGCCGTCCCGAGACTGGAAGCGCATCACCCGTCGTCAGGCCTGGTTCCCGGGCGAGACGCTGATTCTCGGGATTGGTCAGGGCTACATGCAGGCCACCCCGCTGCAACTGGCGCAGGCAACTGCGCTGGTGGCAAACAAGGGCAAATGGAATCGTCCACATTTGGCCAGGACCATTGAAGGCCAGAAGCCAGTGGATGAAAACCCGATGCCTGACATCGTGCTGCGCGATCCGTCCGACTGGGCGAAGGTCAATCACGGCATGCAACAGGTCATGCACGGCGCCCGGGGCACTGCGCGCAAAGCCGCGATTGGTGCGCAGTACCGCATTGCGGGCAAGAGCGGTACGGCCCAGGTTGTGGCCATTCGTCAGGGCGAAAAATACGACCGCTCGAAAGTGCAGGAACGTCACCGCGACCACGCCCTGTTCGTGGGCTTTGCGCCTGCCGACAACCCGAAAATCGTTGTGGCGGTCATGATTGAAAACGGTGAGTCCGGCTCCGGCGCCGCGGCTCCCGTGGTGCGACAGGTCATGGATGCCTGGCTGCTGGACCCGCAAGGTCGTCTGAAACCTGAATACGCCGCCAACACACAGCCTCCGGAGACCGCGGCCCGTGAAGAGTAATTTCGACCGCATCCTCTCAAGCGAAGACGTGATGCGCCGACGCGCCACGTTCCTGCAGAAAATCCATGTCGATGGCCCGCTGCTGATCCTGTTGCTCACGCTGGCCGCTGGCAGCCTGTTCGTCCTGTATTCCGCCAGCGGCAAGAGCTGGGACCTGTTGATCAAACAGACCACGTCGTTTGGTATCGGGCTGGTGTCGATGTTTGTCATTGCCCAACTGGAGCCGCGTTTCATGGCGCGCTGGGTGCCGATTGCCTACGTCCTCGGCGTGCTGTTACTGGTGGCGGTGGACGTGATGGGCCACAACGCGATGGGCGCGACCCGCTGGATCAACATTCCGGGGGTGATTCGCTTCCAGCCGTCGGAATTCATGAAGATCATCATGCCGGCGACCATCGCCTGGTACCTGTCCAAACGCACGCTGCCGCCGCACTTGAAGCATGTCGCTGTGAGCCTCGCGCTGATCGGCCTGCCGTTCATTCTGATCGTGCGCCAACCGGACCTCGGCACGTCGCTGCTGATTCTGGCGTCCGGGACGTTCGTGTTGTTCATGGCCGGTTTGCGCTGGCGCTGGATCATCGGCGTGATCGCGGCCGCCGTGCCAGTGGCCGTGGCGATGTGGTTCTTCTTCATGCACGACTATCAGAAGCAGCGAATCCTCACGTTCCTCGACCCGGAAAGCGATCCGCTGGGCACCGGCTGGAATATTATTCAGTCCAAAGCCGCCATCGGTTCGGGCGGCGTGTTCGGTAAAGGCTGGCTGCTCGGCACCCAGTCGCACCTGGACTTCCTGCCTGAAAGCCACACCGACTTCATCATCGCGGTACTGGGCGAAGAGTTCGGCCTGGTGGGGATCTGTGCGCTGCTGTTGATCTATCTGTTGCTGATCGGTCGCGGGCTGGTGATCACTGCGCAGGCGCAGACGCTCTACGGCAAGTTGCTCGCGGGTAGCCTGACCATGACGTTTTTTGTTTACGTTTTCGTCAACATCGGTATGGTCAGCGGTCTGCTGCCGGTCGTGGGGGTGCCGTTGCCCTTCATTAGTTACGGCGGAACTTCGCTGGTGACGCTGCTGTCAGCGTTTGGGGTTTTGATGTCGATCCATACCCACCGCAAGTGGATCGCTCAGGTTTGATTAAGGTGAACAACTCAATGCAAGTAGTGCGTGGCTGGGCTGCTCGATATGCGCCGCTGGTCGGTCTGATGGGCATCCTCGGGTCCGTGCAGGAATCGCTTGCCGGTGATTATGAAGGCTCGCCTCAGGTCGCCCAGTTCGTCAGCGACATGACCCGGGATTACGGGTTCGCGGGCGAACAGTTGATCGAAGTTTTTCGCAACGTCGAGCGTAAACAGTCGATTCTCGACGCGATTTCCCGCCCCGCCGAACGGGTGAAGCCGTGGAAGGATTACCGCCCGATGTTCCTCACCGAGGCGCGCATCGCACGGGGTGTGGATTTCTGGCGGCAGCATGAGGCGACCCTTGCACGCGCCGAGCAGGAATACGGCGTGCCGGCGCAGGTGATCGTGGCGATCATCGGTGTTGAGACGTTTTTTGGACGCAATACCGGAAATTATCGGGTGATCGATGCATTATCGACCCTGAGTTTCGATTACCCTCCGCGTGCTGACTTCTTTCGCAAAGAGCTGCGCGAGTACCTGTTGCTGTCGCGTGAGGAGCAGGTTGACCCGCTGACGCTCAAGGGCTCGTATGCCGGGGCGATGGGGTTGCCGCAGTTCATGCCGAGCAGTTTCCGGGCGTATGCGGTGGATTTCGACGGCGACGGCCACATCAACATCTGGAACGACCCGGATGATGCAATCGGCAGCGTCGCGAGTTACTTCAAGCGTCACGGCTGGGTCGCGGGTGAACCCGTGGTCAGTCTGGCGACCGTGCGCGGTGACCGTGCCGATGAGGGGCTGAGTCCCGGAATCGAGCCGGTAAAGACCGTCGGGGAGTTGCGAGCCTTGGGGTGGGCGAGTCATGATGCGCTGCGCGATGATATGCCGGTCACGGCGTTTCGCCTCGAAGGCGACAAAGGCCCTGAATACTGGATGGGTTTGAAGAATTTTTACGCAATCACGCGTTACAACCGCAGCGTGATGTACGCCATGGCCGTGCATCAGCTGTCTGAACTGCTTGTTCAAGCTCGGGGCGTCAAGTAATGCGGTCATTGCCGATCAAACAACCATTGAAGCTGATGGCCTTCACGGCGCTGACATTGCTCGTCGTCAGTTGCTCCACCAGTCGACCGACGCAGCAAGGCAACATCATCCGCTCGCAGCCGGGACTGGACATCAATCGGGCACACAAAGATGGCGCTCCGTGGTGGGACGTCGACGTTTCGCGCATCCCTGATGCCGTGCCGACCCTGCACACTGGCCCTTATAAAGCCAACCCATACACCGTGCTCGGCAAAACGTATTTCCCGCTGACCGATTCCGCGAGCTACAGCCAGACCGGCACCGCGTCGTGGTACGGCACCAAGTTCCATGGCCAGAACACCGCCAACGGCGAAGTGTATGACCTGTACGGCATGAGCGCGGCGCACAAGACCTTGCCGCTGCCGAGCTACGTTCGCGTGACCAACCTGGACAACAATCGCACGGTGATCCTGCGGGTCAACGACCGTGGACCGTTCTATTCAGACCGGATCATCGACCTGTCCTACGCCGCCGCCAAGAAACTCGGGTATGCCGAGATCGGCACGGCGCGCGTGAAAGTCGAAGGCATCGACCCCGCTCAATATTGGGCCCAGCGTGGCAAGCCTGCGCCGTTGATGCTGGATCAGCCGCAAGTTGCGATCAGCGGTCCGACCGCCAGGCCACAACCTGCTGCGCCGGTGATCACGGCATCGGCGGGTACCATCGAACAATGGACGCCACCACCGCAGCAGCACGCCGCACCCGTATCGCCTGTACCGATCGACGCAAAAAAAAACGCTTCCGGACAAGTGTCTGGGCTGTTTCTCCAAGTGGGAGCCTTCGCCAACCCGGACGCTGCGGAACTCCTGAGGTCGAAACTGAGCGGGATGGTTCGGGCCCCGGTTTTCGTGAGCTCGATAGCGCGCAATCAACAGACGCTCTATCGCGTGCGGATGGGACCGGTCGACACGCCGGGTGAAGCCCAGCAACTGCAGAACAGCGTCAGGTCGGCGAACCTGGGGTCGCCGAGCGTCGTGACGTCTGATCAGTAAAAAAAGGATCGATGATTCGAACCTTGGCAACGAGGCCGGATCAGAACTGGCCTGACGGACGACTGGCCGTCAGCGCGAGCGTTGTCAGCAGCATTTCACGGGGGCATCTGTAGAATGTCACCCCGTTCGCCAGGGTAGCCTGGCATTACCGCTTTGCCCGCGAGGGCATGTTTGCCCATTAGCAATTTCGAGAGACGGATGAACATCACCACCTTTGCAAAACGCCTTTGCCTTTTAATCCCGCTTTTCACCGCGCCTGCCGTGTTTGCGGCAGAGCAGATGACGCCATCGGCACCGCAACTGGCTGCCAAGGCGTACGTGCTGATGGACGCCAACAGCGGTAACGTGCTGGTCGAGAACAACGGCGATCAGAAGCTGCCTCCGGCCAGCCTGACCAAGCTGATGACCGCCTACATCGCGACTCTGGAAATCCGTCGCGGGCAAATCGGCGAAAACGATCCAGTGACCGTTAGCGAAAACGCCTGGCGCACCGGCGGTTCACGGATGTTCATCAAGGTGGGTAGCCAGGTGACCGTCAGCGACCTGCTGCACGGCATCATCATTCAATCCGGTAACGACGCCAGCGTGGCGCTGTCCGAGCACATCGCAGGCAGTGAAGACGCGTTCGCCGACATGATGAACAAGACCGCTGGCGACCTGGGCATGGTCAACAGCCACTTCATGAACCCGACCGGCCTGCCGAATCCTGATCATTACGCCACCGCCCACGATATGGCGCTGCTGGCCCGTGCGATCATCCACGAAGACCCGGCTCACTATGCGATCTACTCGCAGAAAGAGTTCTTCTGGAACGGCATCAAACAGCCAAACCGTAACCTGCTGCTGTGGCGCGACAAGACCGTTGACGGTCTGAAAACCGGCCACACCGAAGAAGCGGGCTACTGCATGGTGTCCTCGGCCGTCCGTGATGGTATG
It contains:
- a CDS encoding D-alanyl-D-alanine carboxypeptidase family protein; translation: MNITTFAKRLCLLIPLFTAPAVFAAEQMTPSAPQLAAKAYVLMDANSGNVLVENNGDQKLPPASLTKLMTAYIATLEIRRGQIGENDPVTVSENAWRTGGSRMFIKVGSQVTVSDLLHGIIIQSGNDASVALSEHIAGSEDAFADMMNKTAGDLGMVNSHFMNPTGLPNPDHYATAHDMALLARAIIHEDPAHYAIYSQKEFFWNGIKQPNRNLLLWRDKTVDGLKTGHTEEAGYCMVSSAVRDGMRLIAVVFGTNSEQARAAETQKLLTYGFRFFETQTFYQKGTELAQAPVWKGTERQIKAGLAEDLSMTMPKGEMKKLTASISINPKLVAPIAKGDVIGQVEVKLEDKVVRTANLIAMDSVEEGGIFRRLWDSIRMFFYSLFN
- a CDS encoding septal ring lytic transglycosylase RlpA family protein, translating into MRSLPIKQPLKLMAFTALTLLVVSCSTSRPTQQGNIIRSQPGLDINRAHKDGAPWWDVDVSRIPDAVPTLHTGPYKANPYTVLGKTYFPLTDSASYSQTGTASWYGTKFHGQNTANGEVYDLYGMSAAHKTLPLPSYVRVTNLDNNRTVILRVNDRGPFYSDRIIDLSYAAAKKLGYAEIGTARVKVEGIDPAQYWAQRGKPAPLMLDQPQVAISGPTARPQPAAPVITASAGTIEQWTPPPQQHAAPVSPVPIDAKKNASGQVSGLFLQVGAFANPDAAELLRSKLSGMVRAPVFVSSIARNQQTLYRVRMGPVDTPGEAQQLQNSVRSANLGSPSVVTSDQ